A genome region from Brassica oleracea var. oleracea cultivar TO1000 chromosome C2, BOL, whole genome shotgun sequence includes the following:
- the LOC106322741 gene encoding glutathione S-transferase DHAR2 isoform X1: MAALEICVKGAFGAPDVLGDCPFSQRVLLTLEEKKLPYKIHLVNVSDKPQWLFLDISPEGKVPEMKLDGKWVADSDVIVGILEEKYPEPSLKTPPEFASVGSKIFGSFVTFLTSKDPSDGSDKALVNELEALENHLKTRPGPFVAGEKLTAVDLSLAPKLYHLEMALGHYKKWSVPESLTNFRSYANALFSRESFEKTKAKKELVVAGWASKVNK; this comes from the exons ATGGCGGCTCTTGAGATCTGCGTGAAGGGTGCCTTTGGTGCTCCTGATGTTCTCGGTGACT GCCCGTTCAGCCAACGGGTTCTTCTGACCCTCGAAGAGAAGAAACTTCCTTACAAGATTCATCTAGTTAACGTCTCCGACAAACCCCAATGGTT GTTTTTAGACATTAGCCCGGAAGGCAAAGTTCCGGAGATGAAGCTTGACGGAAAATGGGTGGCTGATTCAGACGTCATCGTCGGGATCCTCGAGGAGAAATATCCAGAGCCTTCTCTCAAGACTCCTCCTGAGTTCGCCTCTGTTGGATCCAAAATCTTTGGTTCTTTTGTGACTTTCTTGACGAGCAAAGACCCCAGTGACGGTTCCGACAAGGCTTTGGTTAACGAGTTAGAAGCCCTGGAAAATCACCTTAAGACACGTCCTGGTCCTTTTGTAGCTGGAGAGAAACTCACTGCGGTTGATTTGAGTTTAGCACCAAAGCTTTACCATCTTGAGATGGCTCTTGGTCATTACAAGAAATGGTCTGTCCCTGAGAGTTTGACCAATTTTCGTAGCTACGCTAACGCTTTGTTCTCTAGAGAGTCGTTCGAGAAAACCAAAGCTAAGAAGGAGTTAGTGGTCGCTGGTTGGGCATCTAAGGTGAACAAGTGA
- the LOC106325691 gene encoding ornithine carbamoyltransferase, chloroplastic-like, whose product MSMIFAKPSMRTHVSFETGFFLLGGHALYLGPDDIQMGKREETRDVARVLCRYNDIITARVFAHQDILDLANYSSVPVVNGLTDHNHPCQVMADALTIIEHIGQVEGTKVVYVGDGNNMVHSWLELASVIPFHFVCACPKGFEPDKARVLKAEQAGLSKIEIVNDAKEAIIGADVVCSDVWASMGQKDEAEYRLKAFQGFHVDEALMKLAGPKAYFMHCLPAERGVEVTNGVVEAPYSIVFPQAENRMHAQNAIILHLLGF is encoded by the exons ATGTCTATGATCTTCGCAAAGCCCTCAATGAGGACTCATGTTTCGTTCGAGACTGGCTTCTTCTTGCTTGGTGGCCATGCCTTGTATCTTGGACCAGATGACATCCAGATGGGCAAGCGTGAGGAGACTCGTGATGTTGCTCGTGTTCTCTGTCGATATAATGACATCATTACGGCTCGTGTCTTTGCTCATCAG GACATTCTTGATTTGGCTAACTACTCTAGTGTACCAGTTGTCAACGGTCTCACAGATCATAACCATCCTTGTCAAGTCATGGCCGATGCCCTCACAATCATTGAGCACATTGGTCAAGTCGAAGGGACTAAG GTTGTCTATGTTGGAGATGGGAACAATATGGTCCACTCATGGTTAGAATTGGCATCCGTTATTCCATTCCATTTCGTCTGCGCTTGCCCAAAAGGGTTTGAACCAGACAAAGCAAGAGTTCTAAAGGCAGAACAAGCTGGATTAAGTAAGATAGAGATCGTAAATGATGCTAAAGAAGCTATAATAGGAGCTGATGTTGTGTGCTCAGACGTATGGGCCAGTATGGGGCAAAAGGATGAAGCTGAATACCGCCTTAAAGCATTCCAAGGATTCCAT GTGGATGAAGCTCTTATGAAGTTGGCTGGACCAAAAGCCTATTTCATGCATTGTTTGCCTGCAGAAAGAGGAGTGGAGGTGACTAATGGAGTCGTGGAGGCTCCTTATTCCATTGTCTTCCCACAGGCGGAGAATCGCATGCATGCTCAAAATGCTATAATACTTCATTTGCTCGGCTTTTAA
- the LOC106322741 gene encoding glutathione S-transferase DHAR2 isoform X2 has product MAALEICVKGAFGAPDVLGDCPFSQRVLLTLEEKKLPYKIHLVNVSDKPQWFLDISPEGKVPEMKLDGKWVADSDVIVGILEEKYPEPSLKTPPEFASVGSKIFGSFVTFLTSKDPSDGSDKALVNELEALENHLKTRPGPFVAGEKLTAVDLSLAPKLYHLEMALGHYKKWSVPESLTNFRSYANALFSRESFEKTKAKKELVVAGWASKVNK; this is encoded by the exons ATGGCGGCTCTTGAGATCTGCGTGAAGGGTGCCTTTGGTGCTCCTGATGTTCTCGGTGACT GCCCGTTCAGCCAACGGGTTCTTCTGACCCTCGAAGAGAAGAAACTTCCTTACAAGATTCATCTAGTTAACGTCTCCGACAAACCCCAATG GTTTTTAGACATTAGCCCGGAAGGCAAAGTTCCGGAGATGAAGCTTGACGGAAAATGGGTGGCTGATTCAGACGTCATCGTCGGGATCCTCGAGGAGAAATATCCAGAGCCTTCTCTCAAGACTCCTCCTGAGTTCGCCTCTGTTGGATCCAAAATCTTTGGTTCTTTTGTGACTTTCTTGACGAGCAAAGACCCCAGTGACGGTTCCGACAAGGCTTTGGTTAACGAGTTAGAAGCCCTGGAAAATCACCTTAAGACACGTCCTGGTCCTTTTGTAGCTGGAGAGAAACTCACTGCGGTTGATTTGAGTTTAGCACCAAAGCTTTACCATCTTGAGATGGCTCTTGGTCATTACAAGAAATGGTCTGTCCCTGAGAGTTTGACCAATTTTCGTAGCTACGCTAACGCTTTGTTCTCTAGAGAGTCGTTCGAGAAAACCAAAGCTAAGAAGGAGTTAGTGGTCGCTGGTTGGGCATCTAAGGTGAACAAGTGA
- the LOC106323754 gene encoding glutathione S-transferase T3-like, whose product MANTSGYVNLLNSQTPIDLDSPEPFWFGSQGPDESGVKERRKWSPKEDKILIGAWLNTSKDHVVNNDQKAGAFWKRIVDYYNASPHLIGTIPRELGQCKQRWARINEQVCKFVGCYDAALREQRSGQNDDDVMKTAIDIFYNDYDSMFTLDHAWRELRHDQKWCSTYLAKDSGKEKRKQVQLEVDREEEVGEPENRPVGVKVAKAVSKKKKSGREEELSKLQGVLEVKEKISRHKLLDRLLAKKESLSEMETSLKLKLMSEML is encoded by the coding sequence ATGGCTAACACGTCTGGTTATGTAAACCTACTAAATAGTCAAACTCCAATTGACCTTGATTCACCCGAACCTTTTTGGTTCGGTAGCCAAGGTCCTGATGAGTCTGGTGTCAAGGAGAGGAGGAAATGGTCTCCCAAAGAGGATAAAATCCTTATTGGTGCTTGGCTTAACACCAGTAAAGACCATGTGGTCAACAATGATCAGAAAGCTGGTGCTTTCTGGAAGAGGATTGTAGACTACTACAACGCAAGCCCTCACCTGATTGGGACAATACCTAGAGAGCTTGGTCAATGCAAGCAGAGGTGGGCAAGGATTAACGAGCAAGTCTGCAAGTTTGTTGGATGCTATGATGCGGCTTTGAGGGAGCAGAGAAGTGGTCAAAATGATGATGATGTGATGAAAACTGCCATTGACATATTCTACAATGATTACGACTCCATGTTCACCCTGGATCATGCCTGGAGGGAGCTGAGGCATGACCAGAAATGGTGCTCCACCTATCTGGCTAAGGACAGTGGGAAGGAAAAGCGCAAACAAGTCCAGTTGGAGGTTGATAGAGAAGAGGAAGTGGGAGAACCAGAGAATAGACCTGTCGGGGTCAAGGTTGCTAAAGCTGTTAGTAAGAAGAAGAAAAGTGGTAGAGAAGAGGAGTTGTCAAAGTTACAGGGCGTGTTGGAAGTGAAAGAAAAAATCTCTAGACATAAATTGCTTGATCGTTTACTCGCGAAAAAAGAGTCACTCTCTGAGATGGAAACATCTCTTAAACTCAAACTAATGTCTGAGATGTTATGA
- the LOC106322740 gene encoding isoflavone reductase homolog P3-like has translation MTTEKSKILVIGGTGYIGKFIVEGSAKSGHQTFALVRETSLSDPAKGKMVQNFKDLGVTILNGDLTDKESLAKAIQHVDVVISTVGLSQLMNQLNIISAIKESGKHIKRFLPSEFGNDVDRTLATGPAKSEFAMKAEVRRAVEAEGVPYTYVINNCFDGYFLATLAQCETRLTSPPRDKVTIYGDGNAKAILNKEEDIAAYTMRAADDPRTLNKTVYINPPKNIVSQNDVIALWESKIGKTLEKTFVSEEELLKKIPQSPHPLDLLLALNHAIFVKGDQTWFTIEPSFGVEASQLYPDVKYTSVDEYLSQFV, from the exons ATGACGACGGAGAAAAGCAAGATTCTGGTGATAGGAGGAACCGGTTACATCGGAAAGTTCATAGTCGAAGGCAGCGCCAAATCCGGCCACCAAACATTCGCTCTCGTCAGAGAAACCTCTCTCTCCGATCCAGCCAAGGGCAAAATGGTCCAGAATTTCAAAGATCTTGGTGTCACCATCCTAAAT GGAGATTTAACCGACAAAGAGAGCTTGGCGAAGGCGATTCAACACGTTGATGTAGTCATCTCAACCGTTGGTCTCTCTCAACTCATGAACCAGCTCAATATCATCTCTGCTATTAAAGAATCTGGCAAGCATATTAAG AGATTCTTGCCGTCTGAGTTTGGCAACGATGTGGACCGAACGTTGGCGACTGGACCAGCAAAGTCGGAGTTCGCAATGAAGGCTGAGGTCCGTCGTGCTGTTGAAGCTGAAGGTGTACCATACACATACGTTATCAACAATTGCTTTGATGGCTATTTCTTAGCCACATTAGCTCAATGTGAAACCAGACTCACTTCTCCTCCTAGAGACAAAGTCACCATCTATGGAGATGGTAACGCTAAAG CCATTCTAAACAAAGAAGAGGATATTGCTGCATACACCATGAGAGCCGCTGATGATCCAAGGACTCTCAACAAGACTGTCTACATCAACCCTCCAAAGAACATTGTTTCACAGAACGACGTCATTGCCTTGTGGGAAAGCAAGATTGGTAAAACTCTTGAGAAGACTTTCGTTTCAGAGGAAGAACTCCTCAAGAAAATCCCAC AGTCTCCCCACCCTCTAGATCTTCTGTTAGCTTTGAATCATGCCATCTTTGTTAAAGGAGATCAAACCTGGTTTACAATAGAGCCTTCCTTTGGAGTGGAAGCTTCTCAGCTTTATCCTGATGTCAAGTACACAAGCGTCGATGAGTATCTCAGCCAGTTTGTCTGA
- the LOC106323756 gene encoding uncharacterized protein LOC106323756, with amino-acid sequence MIRHHLQENLKTQYMTMENPYDLWIALQRRYDHQKTVLLPKAQYDWKHIRFLDYKSVDEYNSVLFRVVSLLRLCGEKVTEEEMFNKTLSTFPQTNIVLQHQYRERNFATYTELIECLLLAEANNELLLKNSEMRPPGTAPLPDISKLAIEPKK; translated from the coding sequence ATGATACGCCACCATCTCCAAGAGAACTTGAAAACTCAGTACATGACCATGGAAAATCCATATGACCTTTGGATCGCTTTACAGCGAAGATATGACCACCAGAAAACGGTGTTGCTTCCAAAGGCTCAATATGATTGGAAACACATAAGGTTCTTGGACTACAAATCAGTAGATGAGTACAACTCAGTCCTGTTCAGAGTTGTGTCCTTGTTAAGGTTATGTGGTGAAAAAGTAACCGAGGAAGAGATGTTTAATAAAACTCTCTCCACGTTTCCTCAAACCAACATTGTATTGCAACATCAGTACAGAGAGAGGAATTTCGCCACATATACAGAGTTGATAGAATGTCTCTTGTTGGCTGAAGCTAACAACGAACTGTTATTGAAAAACAGTGAGATGAGACCTCCTGGTACAGCTCCATTACCCGACATCTCTAAGCTGGCTATAGAGCCAAAGAAATAG